A stretch of the Methanobacterium veterum genome encodes the following:
- a CDS encoding C45 family autoproteolytic acyltransferase/hydolase: MKTTKSGEKLNLIAEEGKGKLYECKGFLVPVLSGSSREMGTQYGTMMAESMQKAYDVLVKPAFKSGVLTDEDTQVWTERAVSTFSNHNREFYNGLVEGTGWSQVKIGILDQLMEFGAYQAALHILSGCTSIFAWKNFSKDGHMYIGRNMDWSMQYNKFPQVLTVINPDDGRYRHASVGWPGIYCALTALNEHGVYLDVHDGTSMGGMVICKDRPPITGILNDIISDTASLEGLIKRLNGTNCSASLILNLADESSAASMECSSLGGNRVRISDNNSLVAVNSFLNPDWGIHRRDTLSHSLERLSNMTNRLNENKGSIDVAKTCELMDLPLFDADGTLGKGCTKPTKVDIDQTTHQVVTDVSKRKIWLKVPNPDYFVDWTPFDLKTLWI, from the coding sequence ATGAAAACCACTAAATCGGGAGAAAAGCTAAATTTGATAGCTGAGGAAGGTAAAGGAAAATTATATGAATGCAAAGGGTTTTTAGTCCCAGTTCTCTCAGGTTCCAGTAGGGAAATGGGTACCCAGTACGGAACAATGATGGCTGAATCAATGCAGAAGGCCTACGATGTGCTGGTAAAGCCTGCATTTAAATCAGGTGTTCTTACAGATGAAGATACACAGGTGTGGACTGAAAGAGCAGTTTCAACATTTTCAAACCATAACCGGGAGTTTTATAACGGTTTGGTAGAAGGTACGGGATGGTCACAGGTTAAAATAGGTATACTCGATCAGTTGATGGAATTTGGAGCTTATCAAGCTGCTTTACATATTTTGTCAGGGTGCACATCTATTTTCGCCTGGAAAAACTTCTCCAAGGACGGACACATGTATATCGGTCGAAATATGGATTGGAGTATGCAGTACAACAAGTTCCCCCAAGTTTTAACTGTAATAAATCCTGATGACGGCCGCTACCGCCATGCAAGTGTCGGATGGCCAGGAATATACTGCGCACTCACTGCACTTAATGAACACGGTGTTTACCTGGACGTCCACGATGGTACCAGCATGGGAGGGATGGTAATTTGTAAGGATCGCCCGCCGATTACAGGAATACTAAATGATATAATTTCAGATACTGCATCATTAGAAGGGCTTATTAAGCGTTTAAACGGCACCAACTGCAGTGCATCCTTAATTTTGAACCTTGCAGATGAATCAAGTGCAGCATCCATGGAATGTTCCTCTTTGGGTGGTAACAGGGTTCGAATTTCAGACAACAATTCCCTGGTGGCTGTAAATTCATTCTTAAACCCAGACTGGGGAATTCACAGGCGAGACACATTAAGCCACTCGCTGGAACGTTTATCCAACATGACCAACCGATTGAACGAAAATAAAGGTAGTATCGACGTTGCCAAAACATGTGAACTCATGGACCTGCCACTGTTCGATGCAGACGGTACCCTCGGTAAGGGATGTACCAAGCCCACCAAGGTGGACATCGACCAGACCACCCACCAGGTAGTGACCGATGTTTCAAAGAGAAAGATCTGGCTCAAGGTACCAAACCCCGACTACTTCGTGGACTGGACTCCCTTTGACCTGAAAACACTATGGATATAG
- a CDS encoding TRAM domain-containing protein gives MFGNNYGRDNRGNSAPVNEGEEYDVKIEDMGRDGDGIAKVEGFIVFVNGAKKGDEVKIKINSVRRNFAFADVVE, from the coding sequence TTGTTTGGAAATAATTACGGAAGAGATAATAGAGGAAATTCTGCTCCTGTAAACGAAGGAGAAGAATACGATGTTAAAATAGAAGATATGGGAAGAGATGGAGACGGAATCGCTAAAGTAGAAGGTTTCATAGTTTTTGTAAATGGAGCTAAAAAAGGCGATGAAGTTAAAATTAAAATCAACTCTGTAAGAAGAAACTTTGCTTTTGCAGATGTAGTAGAATAG
- a CDS encoding DUF3892 domain-containing protein: MADYGITGVKYDSIGKHIEWVKVGEFTGSSFGIRENWLRTKVISEFEKGKTFITVLKHGDRLKKGLNISIVTVNGKKYIRTDNDDKNSDNLKDIPEFL, from the coding sequence ATGGCAGATTACGGTATTACTGGAGTTAAATATGATAGTATCGGCAAACACATCGAATGGGTTAAAGTCGGTGAATTCACAGGTAGTTCCTTCGGAATAAGAGAAAACTGGCTGCGGACTAAAGTGATTTCAGAATTTGAGAAAGGAAAAACTTTCATAACAGTTTTAAAACATGGGGATAGATTAAAAAAGGGATTAAATATAAGTATAGTTACTGTGAATGGAAAAAAATATATCCGCACAGACAACGACGATAAAAATTCTGACAACTTAAAAGATATTCCTGAATTTCTATAA
- a CDS encoding zinc ribbon domain-containing protein: MGYCSECGIENTDKSRYCSNCGKILIKEDNSKLKVKRLNLISICLGFAVWLIIIIFFTNIDSIIEIDSNLKAFEMFSALIIASGFTGFWVRNNWKSGALNGIILCFILSFVELINPGTYIIALPVYLIIGFIFGALGVKSSRYLKNL; this comes from the coding sequence ATGGGCTATTGTTCTGAATGCGGGATTGAAAATACAGATAAGTCTAGATATTGCAGTAATTGTGGTAAAATTCTCATAAAAGAAGATAATTCAAAATTAAAAGTTAAAAGATTAAATTTAATTAGTATCTGTCTTGGATTTGCAGTATGGTTAATTATAATTATATTTTTTACTAATATTGATAGTATTATTGAGATTGATTCAAATTTAAAAGCTTTTGAAATGTTTTCAGCACTTATAATTGCTAGTGGATTTACTGGATTTTGGGTAAGAAATAACTGGAAAAGTGGTGCACTCAATGGAATAATATTATGCTTTATTTTATCCTTTGTTGAGCTTATAAATCCCGGAACTTACATTATCGCTTTACCTGTGTATCTGATTATAGGATTTATATTTGGAGCTTTAGGAGTAAAGTCATCTAGATACCTTAAGAATTTATAG
- a CDS encoding zinc-ribbon domain-containing protein codes for MVFCGKCGTENSEESKFCSNCGRKLIQNRTTGKLDNGYIPQNMEKSSAWNNLILDFPAIGKGLLVSLLIGIFIAGFIGIFFGGMLTGYSNKIKKNEVYCH; via the coding sequence TTGGTTTTTTGTGGTAAATGCGGAACTGAAAATAGTGAAGAGTCTAAATTCTGTTCAAATTGTGGGAGAAAATTAATTCAGAATAGGACAACTGGAAAATTAGATAATGGTTATATTCCTCAAAATATGGAAAAATCATCTGCATGGAACAATTTAATCTTAGATTTCCCTGCAATTGGAAAAGGTTTATTAGTTAGCCTTTTAATTGGTATATTTATAGCTGGTTTTATTGGTATTTTCTTTGGAGGCATGCTAACAGGTTATTCTAATAAAATTAAAAAAAATGAAGTATATTGCCATTAA
- a CDS encoding sensor histidine kinase, translating into MRINLMMQNKKYQIAVIGLLIGFSLFLIYYFHYMLGISVVFTHFFYIPIILAAIWWKKRGLIVPILLSIALILSHVSSGDVALPVTEDYFRSAMFIFVGVIVVILSDEIEKSKEILIESEKKYRSVVESAMAAIITLNRGGTIVSWNSGAHDIFGYSAEEVIGKSAIILMPEEYKKNFFEGLFKFKPDINFKSFKKEGMIALRKNGDDFPFDISVATWSSQGEDYFTAIIQDVTDYKKAEEQLKESLNEKDILLKEIHHRVKNNLMVISSLLSLQSRYIKDKDTLNIFRESQSRARSMALIHEKLYNSNDLKQINFGEYIKTLTADLFYTYVTDPDLIKLNLDVDDVMLDINTVVPLGLIVNELVSNSMKHAFPVLYLKQLADNIAAGQNEMMNEINVNFKPEGDHFVLTVKDNGVGFPEELDFKNTDSLGLRLVNSLTGQIQGNIHLRLDNGTEFKITFKENEY; encoded by the coding sequence ATGAGAATTAATCTCATGATGCAAAATAAAAAATATCAGATTGCAGTTATAGGATTGCTTATTGGATTTTCGCTTTTTTTAATATATTATTTTCATTATATGCTTGGAATTAGTGTAGTTTTCACCCATTTTTTTTATATCCCTATTATTCTGGCGGCTATCTGGTGGAAAAAGAGGGGTTTAATTGTTCCAATTTTATTATCGATTGCTTTAATTTTGAGTCATGTTTCATCAGGCGATGTCGCCCTCCCAGTAACTGAAGATTATTTTCGATCTGCAATGTTTATCTTTGTAGGTGTTATAGTCGTAATTTTAAGTGATGAAATTGAGAAATCAAAGGAAATTCTAATTGAAAGCGAGAAAAAATACCGTTCAGTGGTTGAATCTGCAATGGCGGCAATTATAACTTTAAACCGCGGCGGAACCATTGTTTCATGGAATAGCGGAGCTCATGATATCTTCGGATACTCTGCAGAAGAAGTTATAGGTAAATCTGCAATTATATTGATGCCTGAAGAATATAAAAAGAATTTTTTTGAAGGATTATTTAAATTTAAACCAGATATAAATTTTAAATCTTTTAAAAAAGAGGGAATGATTGCACTGCGGAAGAATGGGGATGACTTTCCATTTGATATATCTGTTGCCACATGGAGCTCACAGGGAGAAGATTATTTCACTGCAATTATTCAGGATGTCACTGATTATAAAAAGGCAGAGGAACAGTTAAAAGAATCTTTAAATGAAAAAGATATTCTTTTAAAAGAGATTCATCATAGAGTAAAAAATAATTTAATGGTTATTTCAAGCTTACTTAGTTTGCAGTCGAGATATATTAAAGATAAAGATACACTTAATATTTTCAGGGAAAGTCAAAGCAGAGCTAGATCAATGGCATTAATTCATGAAAAGCTTTATAATTCCAATGATCTTAAACAAATTAACTTTGGTGAATACATTAAGACATTAACTGCAGATTTATTTTATACTTATGTTACTGATCCAGATCTCATTAAATTAAATCTAGATGTTGATGATGTAATGCTTGATATTAATACAGTAGTTCCCCTTGGTTTAATAGTTAATGAACTTGTATCCAACTCTATGAAACATGCTTTTCCAGTATTATATCTCAAGCAATTGGCAGATAACATAGCTGCTGGTCAAAATGAAATGATGAATGAGATTAACGTTAATTTCAAGCCAGAAGGCGACCATTTTGTACTCACGGTTAAAGATAATGGAGTTGGATTTCCAGAAGAATTAGATTTCAAAAATACTGATTCACTGGGGTTGAGGTTAGTAAACAGTCTTACAGGTCAAATTCAGGGCAATATTCATCTTAGGTTAGATAATGGGACTGAATTTAAAATTACATTTAAAGAAAATGAATATTAA
- a CDS encoding CBS domain-containing protein, with amino-acid sequence MLTSVQKEILQSLINLYRKSKGKSIKGEEIAELMSRNPGTIRNQMQSLRSLGLVKGVPGPRGGYKPTIEAYHTLNISAIDKEALVPIFKKGKRVGDLSVAKIEFTSIPHPGECEAAIKVVGNIKQLDLGDRIKVGPTPVNKLIVNGMVVGRDDVDNLLLLDTTNIRSIPKKSVIEVASHDLITLKPSMNVKDAATVLSEHKIEGAPIIEDEEVMGILTLSDISKAIAEGKENLKITELMSKNIITVEKDLMIADAIEVMNKNKIGRLIVVDNDNLPLGIVTRTDLLDKIAGIK; translated from the coding sequence ATGCTTACATCTGTTCAAAAAGAAATATTGCAAAGTTTGATTAACCTTTACAGGAAATCAAAAGGCAAGTCCATTAAAGGAGAAGAAATTGCCGAGCTTATGAGCCGTAACCCCGGGACTATACGGAACCAGATGCAGTCCCTTAGAAGTTTAGGACTTGTTAAAGGTGTCCCCGGACCCCGTGGAGGTTACAAACCGACCATAGAAGCATATCACACTTTAAATATCAGCGCTATTGATAAAGAAGCTTTAGTGCCCATATTCAAAAAAGGGAAAAGAGTGGGAGACTTAAGCGTTGCCAAAATAGAATTTACAAGTATTCCTCATCCAGGAGAATGCGAAGCCGCCATAAAAGTGGTGGGAAACATAAAACAGCTTGACCTTGGAGACAGGATAAAAGTAGGCCCAACACCAGTAAACAAACTCATAGTAAACGGTATGGTAGTGGGAAGAGACGATGTGGATAACCTTCTTCTTCTGGATACCACAAACATAAGGAGCATCCCTAAAAAATCAGTTATAGAAGTGGCAAGCCACGACCTCATAACATTGAAGCCTTCCATGAATGTAAAAGACGCTGCAACAGTGCTGTCTGAACACAAAATAGAAGGTGCCCCTATAATTGAAGATGAAGAAGTAATGGGGATTTTAACTTTAAGCGACATATCAAAGGCAATTGCAGAGGGAAAAGAAAACCTCAAAATCACAGAACTCATGTCAAAAAATATCATAACTGTTGAAAAAGACCTTATGATTGCAGACGCCATTGAAGTTATGAATAAAAACAAAATAGGCAGACTTATTGTAGTGGATAACGATAATCTTCCCCTTGGTATCGTAACAAGAACCGATCTTCTGGATAAAATAGCCGGTATAAAATAA
- a CDS encoding deoxyhypusine synthase gives MEVKENMSVLDLIEEMGKSGVLGAGRVSKATHLFADSIKDEDTSVFLSVAGPLVPGGLRKIIFDLINDGFVDVLITSGANITHDLVESFGGGHYRGISADDEELCQQGMGRIGDVYTKSHDFEVFEEKISEILSKIAEKKKIISIREFLFEIGNMIEDENSILKIAAQKGVPIYAPGIIDSMLGLQLWMFTQDKELHLDAVGDMSELSDIVFDAKKVTAVLLGGGLPKHYALASNLLKGGVDAAIQVTMDRSETGSLSGAPLEEAKSWAKAKAGSNLVTVIGDVTIIFPMMVAGAREIIAR, from the coding sequence ATGGAAGTCAAAGAAAACATGAGCGTTCTTGATTTAATAGAAGAGATGGGTAAATCAGGAGTTTTAGGCGCTGGCAGAGTATCTAAAGCTACACATTTATTTGCAGATTCAATTAAAGATGAAGACACATCAGTTTTTTTAAGCGTTGCAGGCCCTCTGGTACCAGGGGGACTTCGAAAAATAATTTTTGATCTTATAAATGACGGCTTTGTAGATGTTTTAATAACAAGCGGAGCCAATATAACCCATGATCTGGTTGAATCATTCGGTGGAGGGCATTACAGAGGTATCAGTGCCGATGATGAAGAGTTATGTCAACAGGGAATGGGAAGAATTGGCGATGTTTACACCAAGTCACATGATTTTGAAGTATTTGAAGAAAAGATCAGCGAAATTCTAAGTAAAATCGCGGAAAAAAAGAAAATCATTTCAATTAGAGAGTTCCTGTTTGAAATTGGAAACATGATTGAAGATGAAAATTCAATACTTAAAATAGCAGCCCAAAAAGGCGTTCCAATTTATGCGCCAGGTATAATCGACAGCATGCTTGGCCTTCAACTATGGATGTTTACCCAGGATAAAGAACTTCACCTTGATGCTGTTGGGGACATGAGTGAACTTTCAGACATTGTATTTGATGCTAAAAAGGTAACAGCTGTACTCCTTGGAGGTGGTTTACCTAAACACTATGCCCTTGCATCCAACCTCCTTAAAGGCGGTGTAGATGCGGCTATTCAAGTTACCATGGATAGGAGTGAAACTGGAAGTTTAAGCGGGGCACCCTTAGAAGAAGCAAAATCATGGGCAAAAGCAAAGGCTGGTTCTAACCTTGTAACTGTAATTGGGGATGTAACTATAATCTTTCCAATGATGGTTGCAGGTGCAAGGGAAATTATAGCACGTTAA
- a CDS encoding YHS domain-containing protein, which produces MGLDLEKEMTAGTVMNVFVDPVFKKEVDPSTAKHVAGYDGKTYYFCSLCSKKLFLEHPERYVES; this is translated from the coding sequence ATGGGTTTAGATCTTGAAAAAGAAATGACAGCAGGCACCGTAATGAATGTGTTTGTAGATCCCGTATTTAAAAAAGAAGTTGATCCAAGTACTGCTAAACACGTGGCAGGATACGACGGTAAAACATATTATTTCTGCTCACTTTGCAGTAAAAAGCTCTTTCTGGAACATCCAGAAAGATATGTTGAAAGTTAA
- the pyrF gene encoding orotidine-5'-phosphate decarboxylase: MEVENDIILALDVLNMTEALRIVESVSDYLNTIKIGYPLVLSEGLQSITAIKEEFNCSIIADFKVADIPSTNQKIADVTFEAGTDAIIVHGFVGDDSALACMNSAEKYGKDVFLLTEMSHPGASMFLQQHAEDIAKMGVDLGITNFVGPSTKLDRLEKIRSVIGKDSFLISPGVGTQGGDPKDTLKFADALIVGRSIYLSEDPKKAVEDLIGSIK, translated from the coding sequence ATGGAAGTTGAAAATGACATAATTCTAGCTCTTGATGTTTTAAATATGACAGAAGCACTTAGGATTGTTGAAAGTGTTTCAGACTACTTAAATACAATTAAAATAGGTTATCCCCTGGTTTTAAGTGAGGGACTTCAGTCCATAACAGCCATTAAAGAAGAATTTAACTGCAGCATAATCGCTGATTTTAAAGTTGCAGATATACCTTCAACCAATCAAAAAATAGCAGATGTTACATTTGAGGCGGGAACAGATGCAATAATTGTCCATGGATTTGTTGGTGATGACAGCGCACTTGCATGCATGAACTCTGCAGAAAAGTATGGTAAAGATGTGTTTCTTTTAACTGAAATGTCCCATCCCGGCGCTTCCATGTTCCTGCAGCAGCATGCAGAAGATATCGCAAAGATGGGAGTTGACCTTGGAATCACTAACTTTGTAGGGCCTTCTACTAAACTGGACCGCCTTGAAAAGATCCGGTCTGTTATAGGAAAAGATTCATTTTTAATATCTCCTGGAGTTGGAACTCAAGGGGGAGACCCTAAAGATACATTAAAATTTGCAGATGCCCTCATTGTTGGAAGATCTATTTACCTATCAGAAGATCCTAAAAAAGCTGTGGAAGATTTAATTGGTAGCATTAAATAG
- a CDS encoding TIGR03885 family FMN-dependent LLM class oxidoreductase, with protein sequence MIIGYHNSHEQFPPSKLLKFVQMAEKNGFNGASSSDHFYPWSESQGESGFVWSWLGSALQATSLPFGVVNAPGQRYHPTIIAQATATLTEMYPERFWIAVGSGQLLNESITGDKWPPKSIRNERLKESAKIIRKLWAGETVTHYGHVTVEGAKLYTRPENPPPLIGAAITPETAEWLGKWADGLITVAENPYKLGKIIKAFHRGGGKGKPAYIKLEVSYDPAEEKALKGAYGQWKSNIFESNVLTNLKSPEQFDNASKLIDPEVIRAKVNIFTDINEYVELLDEYIQLGVDHIYIHNVNLNQEQFIEDFGQKVLPFVMD encoded by the coding sequence ATGATAATTGGTTATCACAATTCACATGAACAATTTCCACCGAGCAAACTGCTCAAATTTGTACAGATGGCTGAAAAAAATGGATTTAATGGAGCATCGTCATCTGATCATTTTTATCCATGGAGTGAATCTCAGGGAGAAAGTGGATTTGTATGGTCATGGCTTGGATCTGCACTACAGGCCACTTCATTACCCTTTGGAGTAGTGAATGCCCCCGGACAGAGGTATCATCCTACAATAATTGCACAGGCTACTGCTACACTAACAGAAATGTATCCTGAACGATTCTGGATAGCGGTAGGGAGTGGACAATTATTAAATGAAAGCATAACTGGAGACAAGTGGCCTCCCAAAAGCATACGCAATGAAAGGTTAAAAGAATCTGCAAAAATTATACGTAAGTTGTGGGCCGGTGAAACTGTTACCCACTACGGCCATGTCACGGTAGAAGGAGCCAAATTATACACCCGTCCAGAAAACCCACCACCCCTGATTGGAGCAGCAATAACTCCTGAAACTGCAGAATGGTTGGGTAAATGGGCAGATGGATTAATAACTGTTGCAGAAAATCCATATAAACTGGGCAAAATAATTAAAGCTTTTCATAGAGGGGGCGGGAAAGGAAAACCAGCATACATAAAACTGGAAGTATCCTATGACCCCGCGGAAGAAAAAGCTTTAAAAGGAGCCTATGGCCAGTGGAAATCTAATATTTTTGAAAGCAATGTATTAACTAATTTAAAATCACCTGAACAATTTGATAATGCTTCAAAGTTGATTGATCCGGAAGTTATAAGAGCTAAAGTAAATATTTTCACAGATATCAACGAATATGTGGAACTTTTAGATGAATATATCCAGCTAGGTGTTGATCATATTTATATCCATAACGTTAACCTTAACCAGGAACAGTTTATAGAAGATTTCGGACAAAAAGTACTTCCATTTGTGATGGATTAA
- a CDS encoding glycoside hydrolase family 15 protein produces the protein MICKYYKPINDYGAIGNLRTVALIGKDGSIDWCCFPVIDNPSIFGAILDIRQGGRFQVSVPDAGIGFQYYVKDTNILKTQFKIGRSELTVTDFMPLWGNINKCGGSYAPPEIHRVLECHGDDMEIEVEWSPKFDYARVPTIIKEIDDVWTATDGNNKLSLCNINNAKVVNGKNGPSLYSSFQMKDGEKRAVITRWNSKNMDGDIDTSNELMERTASTWKKWVHKEPSINAHEWAAEWFPFLIRSKLALKMMIHDDTGAVMAAPTTSLPEAIGEVLNCDYRYTWVRDASMVGQALISTGHVKEAVDLFRWVEKVSKEHFEKGEGIKIMYGLHGEIELEEKTLDHLEGYKRSKPIHIGNGAVNQVQHGIYGELLNTAYELVRRDIKLEPEMMNFLSRVADRACEVWKEKDSGIWEERKNLRHYTYSKVMMWVALDRAIHLSRNYNFPGDTDKWKKSRSEIREAVLKYGYDKELGSFVRSFGQKELDAANLRIPLLEFLPFDDERIQGTINNTLKYLTENQLVYRYFKKEGPHSREGTFALCTFWLVDTLALSGRIDEARDIFENIINHTNHVGLLSEMIDAETGELLGNFPQAFSHIGMINSMVYLAYAEGKPVPVAPVGTSKHREKMDSRRDF, from the coding sequence ATGATTTGTAAATATTATAAGCCTATAAACGATTATGGTGCAATCGGCAATCTCAGAACTGTTGCATTAATTGGAAAAGATGGATCAATAGACTGGTGCTGTTTTCCTGTTATTGATAATCCCAGCATTTTTGGAGCTATCCTTGATATAAGGCAGGGCGGGCGTTTTCAGGTATCTGTGCCAGATGCAGGTATTGGATTTCAGTACTATGTTAAAGATACCAATATTTTAAAAACACAGTTTAAAATAGGCCGCAGCGAACTTACTGTAACTGATTTTATGCCGCTTTGGGGAAATATTAATAAATGCGGCGGATCTTATGCGCCTCCAGAAATTCATCGAGTTTTAGAATGCCATGGAGATGATATGGAAATAGAAGTTGAATGGTCGCCTAAATTTGATTACGCGCGTGTTCCCACTATAATAAAAGAGATAGATGATGTATGGACAGCTACCGATGGAAATAACAAGCTATCCTTATGTAACATTAATAATGCAAAGGTAGTAAATGGGAAAAATGGTCCCAGTTTATATTCTTCTTTCCAGATGAAAGATGGTGAGAAAAGAGCAGTAATTACGCGCTGGAATTCTAAAAATATGGATGGAGATATTGATACATCAAATGAACTAATGGAACGCACCGCCAGTACATGGAAAAAGTGGGTTCACAAAGAACCATCAATAAATGCCCATGAATGGGCTGCTGAATGGTTTCCTTTCTTAATTCGTTCTAAACTTGCCCTTAAAATGATGATTCATGATGACACAGGGGCCGTGATGGCTGCTCCCACTACATCACTTCCAGAAGCTATAGGAGAAGTTTTGAATTGTGACTACCGCTATACCTGGGTTAGAGACGCATCCATGGTTGGACAGGCACTTATTTCTACAGGACATGTGAAAGAAGCTGTTGACTTATTTAGATGGGTAGAAAAAGTGTCCAAAGAGCATTTTGAAAAAGGTGAAGGAATTAAGATAATGTACGGATTGCACGGCGAAATTGAGCTTGAAGAAAAAACATTGGATCATTTAGAAGGATATAAAAGGTCTAAACCCATTCATATTGGTAATGGGGCAGTTAATCAAGTCCAACATGGAATATACGGCGAACTTTTAAATACAGCCTATGAATTAGTGCGTAGAGATATAAAACTTGAACCAGAAATGATGAATTTTTTAAGTAGAGTTGCTGATCGTGCATGTGAAGTTTGGAAAGAAAAAGACAGCGGAATATGGGAAGAAAGAAAAAATCTCCGCCATTATACCTATTCCAAAGTCATGATGTGGGTTGCACTGGATAGGGCAATTCATTTATCCCGTAATTATAACTTTCCAGGAGATACCGATAAATGGAAAAAATCAAGATCTGAGATAAGGGAAGCAGTTCTAAAATACGGCTATGATAAAGAATTAGGTTCTTTTGTAAGATCCTTTGGACAAAAAGAATTAGATGCTGCTAATTTACGTATTCCTTTACTTGAATTTCTGCCGTTTGATGATGAAAGGATTCAGGGAACCATTAACAATACCCTGAAATATCTTACAGAAAACCAGCTTGTCTACAGGTATTTTAAAAAAGAGGGACCTCACAGCAGAGAAGGAACATTTGCACTCTGTACTTTCTGGCTTGTGGATACACTTGCCCTTTCAGGAAGGATAGATGAAGCTAGAGACATTTTTGAAAATATTATAAATCACACCAATCATGTGGGGCTTTTATCTGAAATGATAGATGCAGAAACCGGCGAACTTCTAGGTAACTTCCCCCAGGCATTTTCCCATATTGGCATGATAAACAGCATGGTTTATTTAGCTTATGCTGAGGGAAAACCAGTTCCTGTAGCTCCAGTTGGAACTTCCAAACACCGAGAAAAAATGGATTCAAGAAGAGATTTTTGA